The Bacillus sp. (in: firmicutes) genome window below encodes:
- a CDS encoding P1 family peptidase: MATQRKIRDYGVVIGSMKTGKRNSITDVEGVTVGHTTLDDGDMKTGVTAIVPHPGNLFKEKVLGATYVINGFGKTTGTIQIDELGTIETPIILTNTLSVGVCTNALVKYMLEQNPEIGRTTGTVNPIVCECNDMLLNDIRAGFVKEEHVFQALERASVDFDEGSVGAGTGMACFGFKGGIGSSSRLLEMSHGTYTIGVLVLSNFGLMKDFRLNGEPVGKKLSSVVPPPHKIEDQGSIIIVVATDLPVSERQLKRIMKRASVGLSRTGSYFGNGSGDLVIGFSTATKQPHFPTLSLLTMETIHETDIDQAFIAVADATEEAILNSMITAKTTIGRGGYTLYSLADFLGTVPRYFKV; the protein is encoded by the coding sequence ATGGCTACGCAACGAAAAATACGGGACTATGGTGTTGTGATTGGCTCAATGAAAACAGGAAAAAGGAATTCCATTACGGATGTGGAAGGCGTCACCGTTGGGCATACGACCCTCGATGACGGCGATATGAAAACAGGGGTAACAGCGATTGTTCCGCATCCAGGGAATTTGTTTAAAGAAAAGGTGCTAGGGGCTACCTATGTGATTAATGGGTTTGGAAAAACGACCGGAACGATTCAAATAGATGAGCTCGGTACGATTGAAACGCCGATTATATTAACGAATACGCTTAGTGTCGGTGTTTGTACGAACGCGCTTGTAAAATACATGTTAGAGCAAAACCCGGAAATCGGCCGGACGACTGGAACGGTGAACCCAATCGTTTGTGAGTGTAATGATATGTTGTTAAACGATATCCGAGCGGGATTTGTGAAAGAGGAGCACGTGTTCCAAGCGTTAGAGCGGGCGTCTGTCGATTTTGACGAGGGGAGTGTCGGAGCGGGAACGGGAATGGCTTGCTTTGGTTTTAAAGGAGGTATTGGCTCTTCGTCTCGTTTATTAGAGATGTCTCATGGTACATATACAATCGGGGTGTTGGTGCTTTCGAATTTTGGGCTCATGAAAGATTTTCGATTAAATGGTGAGCCAGTAGGGAAGAAGTTAAGTTCAGTCGTTCCTCCGCCGCATAAAATAGAAGATCAAGGTTCAATTATTATTGTCGTTGCTACGGATTTACCGGTATCGGAACGACAGCTGAAACGGATTATGAAACGGGCCTCTGTCGGGTTAAGTCGAACCGGTTCCTATTTTGGTAACGGAAGCGGAGATCTTGTGATTGGTTTTTCGACTGCTACTAAACAACCGCACTTCCCAACCCTTTCATTACTGACGATGGAAACCATTCATGAAACCGACATCGACCAAGCCTTTATTGCTGTTGCCGATGCCACTGAAGAAGCTATCTTAAACTCCATGATCACAGCAAAAACAACCATTGGGAGAGGCGGATATACGTTGTATTCGTTGGCTGATTTTTTGGGGACAGTCCCGCGATACTTTAAAGTGTGA